Proteins from a genomic interval of Chionomys nivalis chromosome 7, mChiNiv1.1, whole genome shotgun sequence:
- the Nufip2 gene encoding FMR1-interacting protein NUFIP2 yields MEEKPGQPQPQHHHSHHHPHHHPQQQQQSQSHHHHHYYFYNHSHNHHHHHHHQQPHQYLQHGAEGSPKAQPKPLKHEQKHTLQQHQETPKKKTGYGEINGNAGEREISLKSLSSDEATNPISRVVNGNQQVVDTSLKQTVKTSTFGKTGIKTKNFIQKNNMDKKNGKSYENKSGENQAVDKTDTVAIPNGVITNNSGYITNGYMGKGADDGSGSESGYTTPKKRKARRNSAKGCENLNLVQDKIMQETSVPALKQGLESLKPDYSEQKGTRADGSKPIWKYETGPGGTSRGKPAVSDILRKSSDIKPGLSSKKFDDRPKGKHASASASKEDSWTLFKPPPVFPVDNSSAKIVPKISYASKVKENLNKTVQNSSVSPSSSSSSSLSTGETQTQPSNRLSQVPMSALKSVTSANFSNGPVLAGTDGNVYPSGGQPLLTTAANTLTPISTGTDSVLQDMSLTSAAVEQIKSSLFIYPSNMQTVLLSTAQVDLPSQTDQQNLGDIFQNQWGLSFINEPSAGPETVIGKSSDHKVMEVTFQGEYPATLVSQGAEIIPSGTEHPVFPKAYELEKRTSPQVLGNILKPGTAESGALSLEPSHIGDLQKADTSSQGALVFLSKDYEIENQNPLASPTNTLLGSAKEQRYQRGLERNDSWGSFDLRAAIVYHTKEMESIWNLQKQDPKRIITYNEAMDSPDQ; encoded by the exons ATGGAGGAGAAGCCCGGCCAGCCACAGCCTCAGCACCATCACAGCCACCACCATCCGCACCATCacccccagcagcagcagcagtcgcagtcgcaccaccaccaccattactaTTTCTACAACCACagccacaaccaccaccaccaccaccatcaccagcagCCTCACCAGTACCTGCAGCATGGAGCCGAGGGCAGCCCCAAGGCCCAGCCCAAGCCGCTGAAACATGAGCAGAAACACACCCTCCAGCAGCACCAGGAAACGCCGAAGAAGAAAACAG gcTATGGTGAAATAAATGGTaatgctggagaaagagaaatatcTTTAAAGAGCCTCAGTTCTGATGAAGCTACTAACCCTATTTCTAGGGTCGTCAATGGCAACCAGCAAGTTGTAGACACTAGCCTGAAGCAGACTGTAAAGACCAGCACCTTTGGAAAAACAGGAATTAAAACCAagaattttattcagaaaaacaATATGGACAAAAAGAATGGGAAGTCTTATGAAAATAAATCTGGAGAGAACCAGGCGGTAGACAAGACTGACACTGTAGCAATTCCAAATGGTGTTATAACAAATAATTCAGGCTATATTACTAATGGTTATATGGGCAAAGGAGCAGATGATGGTAGTGGATCTGAGAGTGGATATACAACTCCTAAAAAAAGGAAAGCTAGGCGCAATAGTGCCAAGGGTTGTGAAAACCTTAATTTAGTGCAGGACAAAATAATGCAAGAGACTAGTGTCCCAGCATTAAAACAGGGACTTGAAAGTTTAAAGCCTGACTATAGTGAACAAAAGGGAACTCGGGCAGATGGTTCGAAGCCTATTTGGAAGTATGAAACTGGACCTGGAGGAACAAGTCGTGGAAAACCTGCTGTGAGTGACATACTTCGTAAAAGCTCAGATATTAAACCTGGTTTGAGCAGCAAAAAGTTTGATGATCGGCCTAAAGGAAAGCATgcctcagcttctgcctccaaagaggACTCATGGACTTTGTTTAAACCACCCCCAGTTTTTCCAGTGGATAATAGCAGTGCTAAAATAGTTCCTAAAATAAGTTATGCAAGCAAAGTTAAGGAGAACCTCAACAAAACTGTACAGAACTCTTCTGTGTCACCATCTTCATCTTCATCCTCTTCGTTATCTACTGGGGAAACTCAGACTCAACCTTCAAATCGATTATCCCAGGTCCCCATGTCAGCTCTGAAATCTGTTACTTCTGCCAACTTTTCTAATGGGCCTGTTTTAGCAGGAACTGATGGAAATGTGTATCCATCAGGGGGTCAGCCACTGCTAACTACTGCTGCTAATACTTTAACACCCATCTCTACTGGGACTGATTCAGTTCTTCAGGACATGAGTCTGACATCAGCAGCTGTTGAACAAATTAAGTCTAGCCTTTTTATCTACCCTTCAAATATGCAAACGGTGCTGTTAAGCACTGCGCAAGTAGATCTGCCCTCTCAGACAGATCAGCAAAATCTGGGGGATATCTTCCAGAATCAATGGGGTTTATCATTTATAAATGAACCTAGTGCTGGCCCAGAGACTGTTATTGGAAAGTCGTCAGATCATAAAGTAATGGAAGTGACATTTCAAGGAGAATATCCTGCCACTTTGGTTTCACAGGGTGCTGAAATAATTCCCTCAGGAACTGAGCATCCTGTGTTCCCTAAGGCTTATGAGCTGGAAAAACGGACTAGTCCTCAAGTTCTGGGTAACATTCTAAAACCTGGGACTGCTGAGAGTGGAGCCTTATCCTTGGAACCCAGTCATATAGGTGACCTGCAAAAAGCAGACACCAGTAGTCAAGGTGCTTTAGTGTTTCTCTCAAAGGACTACGAAATAGAAAATCAAAATCCTCTGGCCTCTCCTACGAACACTTTGTTAGGCTCCGCCAAAGAACAGAGATACCAGAGAGGCCTAGAAAGGAATGATAGCTGGGGTTCTTTTGACCTGAGGGCTGCTATTGTATATCACACTAAAG